The nucleotide sequence GGCAGTGGAATATTAAGCAACTTCAGAGCCTGGGCCGTGACATTTAAGACAGCTTTGAGCAGCTTTATCCGGGCCGATCGTTCATTATCCGCCGCGTCCTTAACCGGCACTTCCTCGTAGTAACGGTTCATTTCGCGGCTTAGCTGATAGATAAATTGGGCGATCCTATGCGGTTCCAGCTCTTTGGTTGCCTGCGCTACTACTTCTGGGTACTTGGCCAGGCTAACAAGCAGTGATTTTTCCGCCGACCAGTCGTAGCCGCTAAAATCCGACGGCTGGCCAGCTTTATTGAGAATAGATTGTATCCTGACAGCGGCGTATTGCACGTACGGCCCGCTTTGCCCCTCAAGGTTAATAGACTCTTGAACGTCATAAACTATATCGGCCCCGATGTTTTGTTTCAAAAAAGCGTATTTTATCGCACCGAGGGCGTTTTCAGTCGCCGCCTTGGGCTCGACGGATTTGGTTTTTATGGCCCGTTCTACCTCGTCGAGCAAGGCGACGGCCGTGACCACATTGCCGGTTCGAGACCCCATCTTGCCGCTGGGTAGCTTGACCACGCCGTGGCCGATATGCCGGGTTTTACCGGCCAGACCAGGGTCAATTTGCTCCAGAGCCTTGAGCATAACGGCAAAATAAGCGTTCTGCTCGTTGGCGGTTATGATAATTGACTCGTCGTAGTTAAAATCCTCGGCCTTCATAAACGGCAGGGCTAAGTCCTTAGCTTCATAGGTGGGCAACCCTTGGCTGTTAATAAACACCCGGGTATGCAAATCGTGCGACTCGCCGCGAAAGACCACAGCGCCATCGCTGGTTTCAAACACTGCATGGATATTGGCCCTGACGATTTTAGCGCCGCGTTTGGCGGCGTCGCTTTCCAGGTAGTGCTTCTCAAATCCAACGCCTAATCTCTGATAAACCGAGTCAAAGTATTCAAAGCTCCAGTCCTTAGCGGTTTTATAAATCGATTGTAAATCCGGGTCGGATTGCTCGTAAATCTTTTGGTTTAGCTCTTCGATTTGCGGCCGGACGTCAGCCTCTTTATCATACGCTTTGGCACCGCGGGCGTAAGCCCGGCCCAAAAACTCGGCTCGTTTGGTGGCTTTGACGACATCCAGCGGCTGGCCGTTTAACTCTTGTATGATGCCCCAAATCGCTTTGGCGATATGCAACCCGATATCACCGTGGTAGCTGACCCGGTGGACCCTGGCGCCGCCGGCCTCATATAGCCGGGACAAACTCTCGCCCACGGTATTACTGTAGAGATGCCCGATGTGTAATTCCTTGAACGGGTTCGGATCGGTATGCTCAATAACGATTTCCCGGTTGATATAGGCCTGGTTGTGACCGTAGCTGTCGTTGGTCGCTGGCTCCAGCGTTTGCCCGGCCAGCCAATCGGCCTTGAGCCAAATATTAACGTAGCCGCTCGTCACGTTGGCCCTTGCTACCGCTTCGTGCGATATAGCCGATTTAATTTTTTCGGCCACATCACTCGTCGCTTCACCGGCCGTTTTGGCTAGACCAAACACGGCAATGGCCAAGTCGGCGTCAAATTTTGGATTGGCATCGGCAACGACTACATCAAGGCCAAGAGCTGATTTGACCTGTCCGGCCAGATCGGCCCGTAAACTAGGCAAAGCGTAATCCATTGCTTAAAAGTATATCAGCGAAGCCAGGTCAAATAATCAGGGAGCCGTAAAGTTGGTCACGGCGTCGGCCACTTGGTTTTTAACGTCGTCCCATACGGCGGCTTCGGCCAGGCCGACGATGCTATAGACGCCGCCCGATTTGGTTATCAGCAGCAAGTGCTCGCCCAGGATGTCGGTGCCGTCGTCATTGGTAGCCGTAAAAGAACTGCGGATAAATTCGGTACCGTCGGCTTTCTGACCGCGTTCGGCCATATACTGAGTGTCGTTGAGCCTAATCGTACTGATAACAAACTGGTTCTGACCGCCATTGATTTGAGTCGTGACTTGATCCAGCGTGTTATTGCGATCCGCCTCTGGCAAGTCGTAGAACCCCGAGGCTGACGAACGTTGGCCGTAGGCAAACAGCTCGGCGTTAGGATTATCACCCGGCCCCATAACCGCCCTAAAAGCCTGCCGGTCGTCGCTGCGGTGCCAACCGGCCGGAATCTGAACAGTGTAGCCGGCTGAGGCATCGGTGTATTTGGCCGGATTTGACACAAGATTAAGAATGCCGACCGCTAGCAAAAGATTAGCAATAACCGACAATATCAACCATTGCCTCAGCCCGATTTCCGGCAATTTAGGCACGAATCGTTTAGACGAGGTCTTCTTTACAGTTTTCTTAGTAGTAGTTTTAGCTGCGCGAGCCATCTGCGCTCTCCCATTAGTCGATTCAGCTTAGCACGACTTTGACTTAGGGAGGAAATAATTCATTTTAAAGTCGCTACCCGCCAGTTGCCGAGTAGCTTCAAGGTGGGGTATTCCTTTTTTTAAAGCGTCAGCCTTTAAAGACCAACCATACCGATAACCCAGCCCATAACCAGCAGTGTCACCAGCCAGTTGCCAGCGTTAATCGCGCTGAGTTTCTTGCGCCGCTGCTCAAACAAACTGCCAGAGGCCACGACGGGCAAGACAAAGCCCAGCCACACCCAAAAGCCGCTGACTACGGCCGCTTTTTGGTAAGAGTAATCGGTAAAGAAATTAGCCGACAGGTACGATACGTGCGCCAGCACATAAGCCATTACCAAACCCAGCACAAACATTCCGGCCATGGCCATCGGCGCGTCGGTTTTAGCCCGCTTCTCGTCGACACCGGCCATTTTGATCCAAGCCGTGCCAAACACACTCTTGGCGTACCAGATACTGCCAACCGCCATGCTGGCCACAGCCGCCCAAAAAACCCCCCAGTTGTTAATTACCACGTCCATAAGCTACCCCCTTGTTAATGAGATTATTATATACCCATATGA is from Candidatus Saccharimonadales bacterium and encodes:
- the argS gene encoding arginine--tRNA ligase, with the translated sequence MDYALPSLRADLAGQVKSALGLDVVVADANPKFDADLAIAVFGLAKTAGEATSDVAEKIKSAISHEAVARANVTSGYVNIWLKADWLAGQTLEPATNDSYGHNQAYINREIVIEHTDPNPFKELHIGHLYSNTVGESLSRLYEAGGARVHRVSYHGDIGLHIAKAIWGIIQELNGQPLDVVKATKRAEFLGRAYARGAKAYDKEADVRPQIEELNQKIYEQSDPDLQSIYKTAKDWSFEYFDSVYQRLGVGFEKHYLESDAAKRGAKIVRANIHAVFETSDGAVVFRGESHDLHTRVFINSQGLPTYEAKDLALPFMKAEDFNYDESIIITANEQNAYFAVMLKALEQIDPGLAGKTRHIGHGVVKLPSGKMGSRTGNVVTAVALLDEVERAIKTKSVEPKAATENALGAIKYAFLKQNIGADIVYDVQESINLEGQSGPYVQYAAVRIQSILNKAGQPSDFSGYDWSAEKSLLVSLAKYPEVVAQATKELEPHRIAQFIYQLSREMNRYYEEVPVKDAADNERSARIKLLKAVLNVTAQALKLLNIPLPAKM
- a CDS encoding DUF1761 domain-containing protein, encoding MDVVINNWGVFWAAVASMAVGSIWYAKSVFGTAWIKMAGVDEKRAKTDAPMAMAGMFVLGLVMAYVLAHVSYLSANFFTDYSYQKAAVVSGFWVWLGFVLPVVASGSLFEQRRKKLSAINAGNWLVTLLVMGWVIGMVGL